The Pelagovum sp. HNIBRBA483 sequence GGAACGTCGCAAACCCTTGCCGATCGAGATTTCGGACCGCAATACGCTGTGCGTTGGGTTTGAGCTGTGCGAGGAACCACTGCAAGTCAGGTTTGTTTTGCATGCTGTCTCCGCTCGTTTGGCGCGCGCGTCTCTTCCGCGATAGGACACGCTCATGATTGAGCAAAGTCTATCATGGCTTTGGGGGCGGAGGGAAGCGTTGTGGTTTGAAAGCCTTGCTCGTTGTGTCGCGGTCGGGAAAGTCTCTCCGTGATTGCTGCGTCGGCACCTGTGGCGCAGGCTAGGACGGCAGCGGGGAAAAATCACAAGAATACATCGCAGTATCCTCTTGTAGGCCTTGCGGCAGGGCGTGTTTTCGCGTAGCGCTCAAAATCGAGCGGACATGGAAATGACGCCACAAAATCGAACAGACGAATGTGCCCGGGCTCGTGCGAGCGCCGGTGCGGTAGCCGTTCTCAAGCCCGCCTGCGGGGCGCCATAGTGGCCAGCCGTCGCGACCTGCATCAAGAAGAAGTGCGTTTCCGCATTTTGCGTCTGCTGAATGACGATCCTGAGCTGTCCACCCGACAGATCGCCGATGCGGTTGGGATCTCTAACGGCTCTGCGTATTATTGCATCAACGCGCTGATGAAGAAGGGTCTGATCAAACTCGGTAATTTTCGCGCCTCCGAGCAAAAGGGGCGTTACGCCTATGTGCTCACGCCGCGTGGGATCCGTGAAAAAACGGTGCTTACGGCGAAGTTCCTTGAGCGGAAACTGGCCGAATACGAAGCCCTGAAAGCCGAGATCGCCGCGCTTGAGGATGAGGTTGGGGCGGCTGTCCCGGCTCGTCGCGTGGGGCGTGGATGAGGGGTGTGGCGAGAGCTGGGGTTATCGTGAGTAACAGTAAAGTAGTGATGATTTAGTGTTCGTAGCTCCTAGCGTCAGGTCCCATTGATTTCCGTCTTGCCGCGTGGTTAACGGCTCAAAAACGAGCGGCAAATATGTCTGATATTTTTCTGGTTGAGCGACGTGCAGATGGCGCGCCTTGAGCCCTTCTTTCCCCAATTCCACCGCAATCCACGCGTTGATGATCGTCGCGTGTTGAGTGGGATTATCTTCGTCAATCGCATTGGCTTGCGTTGGTGCGATGCGCCCGTTGCCTAGGGCCCGCACAAAACACTCTACAACCGTTGGAGCGATAAGGGCATCGTCGCATAGATGATGATGAGACTGGCGGCCAATCATGGCGAAGATCAGGCCGTGACGATTGATGTGAGCTATCTTAAGGCCCACAGTGCAGCAATAAGCATGGGCGTCAAATAAAAGGGGGTGTGGTCGTCTGATCGGGCGCACGAAGGGTGACATGAACACCAAGTTGCACGCAATCCGTGATAGCCAGGGACGCCCTCTCAACCTGGTCGTTACCCCGGTCATGTTAGCGACTATATGGGGGCAAGGGCGTCGCTCAGCAGCCTGCCCGATGTTGACTGGCTGCTCGGGTATCGCGGCTATGACGCGGATTGGGTCAGAGAAGCGTTTAAAGACAGAGGGATAAGATCCTGCATCCCAGGTCGGAAACGGCGCAAGAAAGCCGTGAAATACGACAGGAGCCGCTACAAACGCCGCAACCGGATTGAGATCATGTTTGGCAGGCTGACGGATTGGCGGCGTGTCGCAACCCGCTATGATCGCTGTCCCAGAGTCTCCCGGTCCGCCGTAGCCCTCGCAGCGCTCGTCATTTACTGGTTATGAGCCCTGACCCTAGCAAGGATGAACTCAGTCTTCAGATGTTGCTCGTATGCTCAAATTTTTCTAATTGAAGTCTAACGGACCGATAATAAGTGACAGACTCCAACTGTGTACAGAATTTTTTAATAGTCAAATGACGGATTGCCAATGAAGCCGATTATCGAAGTTAAGGGTATTGCGTTCCCGAATAAGGGTGCGGAAATGCTTTTGGTGGCGTGTATAGACCAGCTGGAAAGACGTGGCTGTTATGCGGCGCTCGAGCCCTACAGTCCATTCGAGTACAAGTTGCGTTATCCGTTGTTTACAAAGGCCCGTATCCAGCGTTTCGGGGTGAACATACTTAGTCTGCTTAATCTGCTACCACGCTATGCCCGTGAACGCTTGGGCTATATCCGACCGTCCGAATTGGCGTTGGCGCTGGATGCCTCAGGATTTGCCTACGGAGCTCCTTGGCCTGTATCCATAGCGTACGAACGATTGCTCGGCGAAAAACTTTCTTGCCCAGTTGTAATGCTGCCACAATCATGGGGTAAATTCGACACCTTAGCGCAAATGAAGGTGGCAAAGGTTTTGAATGCGCGCGCTGCTCTTGTCTTTGCACGAGAACCTGAGGGCGCTGACAACTTCGAAAAGGCTACGGGTAAGCGCCCGCTAGTTGTGCCGGACATTACATTCGGCGTTACGGTTTCCCCCGCTGAGATCTCACGTGACGTATTGTTCATACCCAACTTCCAAGTCGAGAGACGCGAGGGTGCAGACTATATAGAGACCCTGATCGATGCTGCACGGAGTTTATTGATTGCCGGTCGTCAGGTTGCTTTGCTGAACCACGAAGGCCCGAAGGATCTTGAAATCTGCTATCGGGTCCGCGATCGGCTGGTTGCCGAGGGTTTCGATGTGAAAGTGTTGGACCCCGAAACCGGACTTGAAGCCAAGGCAATTATCGGCGCCGCGCGCTTTGTTGTGACCTCACGCTATCACGGGCTTATCGCAGCCCTGTCGCAGGGTGTTGCCTGCTATCCTGTGGGCTGGTCCTACAAGTATGTCTCGGCCATGCACCTCTTCGGTATAGAAATCGAAGAAAGCGTGGGCCATCCCGAACACGTGTCGGATCGCGCCATGTCAGCAGAGTACTGTGACCAGTTTCAGTCTGCCGCTTACATCGCGCGCCTCGACGAGATCCGTGACCAGGTAGTTGCTATGTGGGATCAAGTATTTGCCTTGATCCGTTCGTAGTGGCGTGACGCATGGTCTCTTTGTCAAAAGTAGTCAGCGCCGTGCTAAACCCCGTATTCATGGGCAAGGCGCTGGCCGCAGGGACGCAAATCATCGTTGTGCTTTTTTCGGCCCGAGTTCTTGCTCCAGATGAAGCAAACCTGCTGTTTTCACTTCTGGCGCTCTCGGCGATCTTGACGGCTGTGGCCTCGTTTGGTGCAAATGGCGCACTAGTACCGTTCCTCTTTCGTCGTCCCGATCGCGCCTTCGCGATTATCGGACTTCTGCTTGGTGGGAAGATGTTGGTCTCGTTTCTGGGAGCAATGATGATTGGCTGGCTGGGCTACGCTCAGGATTTGCCACCCCTGCTGATTGCTTGGACCGCCTTTTCAGGTTCTCTGCTT is a genomic window containing:
- a CDS encoding polysaccharide pyruvyl transferase family protein codes for the protein MKPIIEVKGIAFPNKGAEMLLVACIDQLERRGCYAALEPYSPFEYKLRYPLFTKARIQRFGVNILSLLNLLPRYARERLGYIRPSELALALDASGFAYGAPWPVSIAYERLLGEKLSCPVVMLPQSWGKFDTLAQMKVAKVLNARAALVFAREPEGADNFEKATGKRPLVVPDITFGVTVSPAEISRDVLFIPNFQVERREGADYIETLIDAARSLLIAGRQVALLNHEGPKDLEICYRVRDRLVAEGFDVKVLDPETGLEAKAIIGAARFVVTSRYHGLIAALSQGVACYPVGWSYKYVSAMHLFGIEIEESVGHPEHVSDRAMSAEYCDQFQSAAYIARLDEIRDQVVAMWDQVFALIRS
- a CDS encoding MarR family EPS-associated transcriptional regulator — translated: MASRRDLHQEEVRFRILRLLNDDPELSTRQIADAVGISNGSAYYCINALMKKGLIKLGNFRASEQKGRYAYVLTPRGIREKTVLTAKFLERKLAEYEALKAEIAALEDEVGAAVPARRVGRG